The Fimbriimonas ginsengisoli Gsoil 348 genome window below encodes:
- a CDS encoding (Fe-S)-binding protein, which translates to MKVDLFITCLNDALFPRTGEATVRVLERLGHEVVFNPEQTCCGQMHFNTGYQREALPIIQRFVRTFRDSEVVVAPSGSCVAMVRELYPRAAEWAGEHDLAKEVALLAPRVFELSEFLVGKLGVEDVGAYYPHRVTYHPTCHAARLLRVGDMPLRLLRKVKGITLVELPAADQCCGFGGTFSVKNADTSIAMLADKVQNVLGTKAEACTAGDNSCLMHIGGGLSRLRTGVRAVHLAEILASTEQEAFA; encoded by the coding sequence ATGAAGGTCGACCTCTTTATAACCTGCCTGAACGATGCCCTCTTCCCCCGGACGGGGGAGGCAACCGTGCGGGTATTGGAGCGGTTGGGACACGAGGTCGTCTTCAATCCCGAGCAAACCTGTTGCGGGCAGATGCACTTCAACACTGGCTACCAACGCGAGGCGCTGCCGATCATTCAGCGGTTCGTCCGAACCTTCCGCGACTCTGAGGTGGTCGTCGCACCGAGCGGCTCGTGCGTCGCGATGGTGCGCGAGCTGTATCCTCGGGCGGCGGAGTGGGCGGGCGAGCACGATCTAGCCAAGGAGGTCGCGTTGCTCGCGCCGCGCGTATTCGAATTGAGCGAATTTCTGGTCGGAAAGTTGGGAGTCGAGGACGTGGGCGCTTACTACCCGCACCGGGTCACCTACCACCCCACCTGCCACGCCGCCCGCCTCCTGAGGGTCGGCGACATGCCGCTTCGGCTTTTGAGGAAAGTGAAGGGAATCACCCTGGTCGAGCTACCCGCCGCCGACCAGTGCTGCGGGTTCGGCGGAACGTTCAGCGTCAAGAACGCCGACACGAGCATCGCGATGCTCGCCGACAAGGTGCAAAACGTATTAGGTACCAAGGCGGAGGCGTGCACGGCGGGAGATAACAGTTGCCTCATGCATATCGGCGGCGGACTCTCGCGACTGCGAACCGGCGTACGCGCGGTTCACCTCGCCGAGATCCTCGCGAGTACCGAGCAGGAGGCGTTCGCGTGA
- a CDS encoding GNAT family N-acetyltransferase — translation MTLDQLIALDRQSTVALPCFREERVGDWILRFGGGMYGRANSVQPFGDPGMPLPDAVELCETSYFAAGLPSLFRLPHIGDWETLDQELLSRGYEINDDALVQVGPLGDYGADEVDLLEAPTAEWFAAFLIGSGRAIGREAAAERLLHLMPAPRRFATLRTEGRIVSLGIGTICEGTLWLFGIATVPEFRGRGYGREVCHALVGWAKAEGADRGALQVGSKNEPALRLYRNMGFTTVYDYHYRRRVSPRTAGLQTGLTNGAAV, via the coding sequence ATGACGCTGGATCAGCTCATCGCCCTCGACCGCCAAAGCACCGTGGCTCTCCCGTGCTTTCGCGAAGAGCGTGTCGGTGACTGGATCCTCCGTTTCGGCGGCGGTATGTACGGCCGAGCGAATAGCGTCCAACCTTTCGGCGACCCAGGTATGCCGCTTCCGGATGCGGTGGAACTCTGCGAGACCTCGTACTTCGCCGCCGGTTTACCATCCCTCTTCCGCCTTCCCCACATCGGAGACTGGGAAACGCTCGACCAGGAGCTCCTTAGCCGAGGCTACGAGATCAACGACGACGCCCTTGTGCAGGTTGGCCCGCTGGGGGACTACGGGGCGGACGAAGTGGATCTCCTCGAGGCGCCCACGGCGGAATGGTTCGCCGCCTTCCTCATCGGCAGCGGCCGCGCCATCGGTCGGGAAGCGGCGGCGGAGAGGCTGCTCCATCTGATGCCTGCGCCTCGGCGGTTCGCCACTCTTCGTACCGAAGGACGAATCGTCTCTCTCGGCATCGGAACGATCTGCGAAGGGACCCTCTGGCTATTTGGGATCGCCACCGTCCCCGAGTTCAGGGGCCGTGGGTACGGCCGCGAGGTATGCCACGCCCTAGTAGGTTGGGCCAAAGCCGAAGGCGCGGATCGGGGAGCGCTACAAGTCGGATCGAAAAACGAGCCGGCCCTCCGTCTTTATCGGAATATGGGATTTACCACCGTCTACGACTACCACTACCGCCGCCGTGTATCCCCACGGACCGCTGGTCTCCAGACCGGCCTCACTAACGGCGCCGCCGTCTAG
- a CDS encoding DUF4139 domain-containing protein: MKTNALHWSWAVAGLSLSVVAGSGCRRAAAAEPTVADPSVPLDLTVYKEDFGMVQERRPVDLSAGANHLRLGNVSATLDPSSVMFTAPNGSHVVSTTYDLGVGNNQNLIRRLAGKEVELIWASTSGHEGDRIKGKLEPTADGGFLLRTADKVYINPAGTLVAPADSDVATLPGLAVQIESDRGAREELGVSYLTRGLSWSADYVAHLDPATSKMSVECWASVENKTGIPYRDAKIAFVAGSPNRAVREPSYAPASTAAFTVDSARMTKVDTGLAMQPQSIGELYEYKPKDKATIGVDQISRVRMFEATKVPVHLDYGIRLNPLYAWGGGEANHQNAQLSVSLDNKTASGLGMPMPSGSVRIFLRDGDADRYTGADTLGDVPVDGHVNLTLSKVFDVTADSSIVRSKRVDKHTERKTLRVILKNAKATDVEVRVVQAIGGKWTFASGEKPEKIDAATSQWKVRVPAHGKATLESTLNLKG; encoded by the coding sequence GTGAAAACCAACGCCTTACACTGGAGCTGGGCCGTCGCCGGCCTAAGCCTTTCCGTCGTCGCCGGTTCCGGATGCAGGCGCGCCGCCGCCGCCGAACCCACCGTCGCCGATCCGTCCGTGCCGCTGGACCTCACCGTCTACAAAGAGGATTTCGGCATGGTTCAGGAGCGGCGTCCCGTCGATCTCTCGGCCGGCGCCAACCATCTGCGCCTCGGCAACGTCAGCGCCACCCTCGACCCGAGCTCTGTCATGTTCACCGCTCCCAACGGTTCGCATGTGGTCTCCACGACTTACGACTTGGGCGTGGGTAACAACCAAAACTTGATCCGCCGGTTGGCGGGCAAAGAGGTCGAGCTGATCTGGGCGTCCACATCCGGCCACGAAGGAGACCGGATTAAAGGAAAGCTCGAGCCGACCGCCGACGGTGGGTTTCTTCTCCGCACCGCCGATAAGGTGTACATCAACCCCGCCGGCACGCTGGTGGCGCCGGCCGACTCCGACGTAGCCACCCTCCCCGGCCTCGCCGTCCAAATTGAAAGCGATCGAGGCGCTCGCGAAGAGCTGGGGGTTTCCTACCTCACCCGCGGTCTCTCCTGGAGCGCGGATTATGTGGCTCACCTCGACCCGGCGACGTCCAAAATGTCCGTCGAGTGCTGGGCGAGCGTGGAGAATAAGACCGGAATTCCGTACCGCGATGCGAAAATCGCGTTTGTCGCGGGAAGCCCCAATCGGGCCGTTAGGGAACCCTCCTACGCCCCTGCTTCGACAGCGGCGTTTACGGTCGATAGCGCCCGAATGACCAAAGTAGATACGGGGCTTGCAATGCAGCCCCAGTCGATCGGCGAGCTCTACGAGTACAAGCCCAAAGACAAAGCAACGATCGGCGTCGACCAGATCAGCCGGGTTCGAATGTTCGAGGCCACTAAGGTCCCGGTCCACTTGGACTACGGCATCCGTCTGAACCCTCTCTACGCATGGGGAGGCGGCGAGGCAAACCATCAGAACGCCCAACTCTCGGTGAGCCTGGATAATAAGACCGCGAGCGGATTGGGAATGCCGATGCCGAGCGGCAGCGTACGGATCTTCCTGCGAGACGGCGACGCCGACCGCTACACCGGCGCCGATACCCTCGGGGACGTTCCCGTTGATGGCCACGTCAATCTAACCCTTAGCAAGGTGTTCGACGTCACCGCTGACTCCTCCATCGTCCGCAGCAAGCGAGTCGACAAACACACTGAGCGAAAGACGCTCCGGGTGATCCTCAAGAACGCCAAGGCGACCGACGTCGAAGTCAGAGTGGTTCAGGCGATCGGTGGAAAGTGGACCTTCGCGAGCGGCGAAAAGCCGGAAAAGATAGATGCCGCGACCTCCCAGTGGAAGGTGCGCGTTCCCGCTCACGGCAAGGCGACCCTGGAATCCACGTTGAACCTGAAGGGTTAG
- a CDS encoding glycoside hydrolase family 127 protein — MHKPQLKAEPFPLSDVKLLGGPFADATKRTADYLLTVEPDRLLHSFRQHSGLAPKGKIYGGWENSGLAGHSLGHYLTACSQEFASSGDKRFKDKIDYIVDELVACQKSRPDGYIAAMPDGDRMWAEIKKGEIRSRGFDLNGLWSPWYTHHKVYAGLLDAYRLTGNKAALGVAEKFADWAIETTKGLTDEQWEKMLGTEYGGMNDAMAELYAATGQQKYLDLARHFYDHRVLDPLANGEDDLPGKHSNTQIPKIIGLARLYELTGDEKDQKIAEFFWRRIVEHHTYAIGGNSNHEYLGPPDHLADRLSSNTCETCNTYNMLKLTRHLFEWEPRAELFDYYERAHLNHILASQNPADGMVTYFMPLGTGSHREYSDPTDNWTCCHGSGMENHTKHADSAYFHHGGDRLWVNLFIPTELTWRENGMKLRQTTNYPNDGAVKIVVESGSPKKFEMNIRHPGWAEGEMIVKVNGVALARSNETASYLTINRTWHAGDRIEFTVPMRLDTEAMPDAPNRLCVKYGPLVLAADLGPDGGPQPRTPVLVTGTHGPSDWLAQAPGKPMEWTTKGVGRPAELTFRPFYTLHTNRYGVYFDRFTEDQWKQAEAEFRAEEARQRDLEARTVDNARIGEMQPERDHNLKSEKNDIRGANGRNWRTPLEGGWFEFEMKVDPAKPMELVLTYWGSDRSHPEFDILVDGQKIATEDQPHRKSNVFFDETHAIPSELTKGKSKIVVRIQAIPGKPAGSVAGARAIVATRG, encoded by the coding sequence ATGCACAAGCCCCAACTCAAGGCCGAGCCGTTCCCGCTGTCCGATGTCAAGTTGCTCGGCGGCCCGTTCGCCGATGCGACGAAGAGAACCGCCGATTATCTCCTTACCGTCGAACCCGACCGCCTCCTGCATAGCTTCCGGCAACATTCGGGCCTCGCTCCGAAAGGGAAGATCTACGGCGGATGGGAGAACTCGGGCCTCGCGGGGCATTCGCTGGGGCACTATCTCACCGCCTGCTCGCAAGAGTTCGCTTCCAGCGGAGACAAGCGGTTTAAAGACAAGATCGACTACATCGTCGACGAGCTCGTCGCTTGCCAGAAAAGCCGTCCGGACGGATACATCGCCGCAATGCCGGATGGCGACCGGATGTGGGCCGAGATTAAAAAGGGGGAGATCCGGAGTCGCGGGTTCGACCTAAACGGCTTATGGTCCCCCTGGTACACCCATCATAAGGTCTACGCCGGGTTACTTGACGCCTACCGGTTGACGGGCAACAAGGCCGCCTTAGGGGTTGCCGAGAAGTTCGCCGACTGGGCGATCGAGACGACCAAGGGGTTGACCGACGAGCAGTGGGAAAAGATGCTCGGCACCGAATATGGCGGCATGAACGACGCGATGGCGGAGCTTTACGCCGCGACCGGGCAGCAGAAGTACCTCGACCTCGCGCGCCATTTCTACGATCACCGCGTCCTCGATCCGCTCGCCAACGGGGAGGACGACCTCCCCGGTAAGCATTCGAACACCCAGATTCCCAAGATTATCGGCCTGGCGCGTCTGTATGAATTGACCGGTGACGAGAAAGACCAAAAGATCGCCGAGTTCTTCTGGCGGCGGATCGTCGAGCATCACACCTATGCGATCGGAGGGAACAGTAACCACGAGTACCTCGGCCCGCCCGATCATCTTGCGGATCGGCTCAGCAGCAACACCTGCGAAACGTGCAACACGTACAACATGCTCAAGCTGACCCGGCACCTCTTCGAATGGGAGCCGCGCGCGGAGCTGTTCGACTATTACGAACGGGCTCACCTGAACCACATCCTCGCCTCACAGAATCCGGCCGACGGCATGGTCACCTACTTCATGCCGCTCGGCACCGGCAGCCACCGCGAGTACAGCGATCCCACCGACAACTGGACCTGCTGCCACGGCTCCGGGATGGAAAACCACACGAAGCACGCGGATAGCGCTTACTTCCACCACGGCGGCGACCGGCTCTGGGTGAACCTGTTTATTCCGACAGAGCTGACGTGGCGGGAGAACGGGATGAAGCTGCGCCAGACGACGAACTACCCGAACGACGGCGCCGTCAAGATCGTCGTCGAATCCGGTTCGCCGAAGAAGTTCGAGATGAACATCCGCCACCCCGGCTGGGCGGAGGGGGAAATGATCGTCAAGGTGAACGGAGTAGCCCTGGCTCGCTCCAACGAAACCGCCTCCTACCTCACCATCAACCGCACGTGGCACGCCGGCGACCGGATCGAGTTCACGGTCCCGATGCGGCTCGATACCGAGGCGATGCCGGACGCGCCAAACCGGTTATGCGTGAAATACGGTCCGCTCGTGCTCGCCGCCGACCTCGGACCGGACGGCGGCCCCCAGCCTCGGACTCCAGTGCTCGTCACCGGTACCCACGGTCCTTCGGATTGGCTTGCCCAGGCGCCCGGCAAGCCGATGGAGTGGACCACCAAAGGAGTGGGCCGCCCCGCGGAGCTAACCTTCCGCCCGTTCTATACGTTGCACACCAACCGCTACGGCGTCTATTTCGACCGGTTCACCGAGGACCAATGGAAGCAGGCGGAAGCGGAATTTCGCGCCGAGGAGGCACGGCAGCGGGATTTGGAAGCGCGCACGGTGGACAACGCCCGGATCGGGGAGATGCAGCCGGAGCGAGACCATAACCTGAAATCGGAGAAGAACGACATCCGTGGCGCCAACGGCCGCAACTGGCGAACCCCGCTCGAGGGTGGCTGGTTCGAGTTCGAGATGAAGGTGGACCCGGCGAAACCGATGGAGCTGGTTCTCACCTATTGGGGAAGCGACCGGTCCCATCCCGAGTTCGACATCCTCGTCGACGGCCAGAAGATCGCTACCGAAGACCAGCCCCACCGCAAGAGCAACGTCTTCTTCGACGAAACTCACGCGATTCCTTCGGAGCTGACGAAAGGGAAGTCGAAGATCGTTGTCCGGATCCAAGCGATTCCCGGCAAGCCGGCGGGGTCGGTCGCCGGAGCAAGGGCCATCGTGGCGACCCGCGGGTAA
- a CDS encoding glycoside hydrolase family 127 protein, whose amino-acid sequence MSGPTTPMRDYPVKPVPFTAVHLHDVFWAPKIETNRAVTIPFAFQKCEETGRVDLFERAAKVLRGEPLENKKPPGYPFDDTDIYKVLEGASYALSVKPDPKLEAYVDSLVAKIAAAQEPDGYLYTTRTIDPVHPHAWSGAERWVKEEDNSHELYDLGHLYEAAVAHYQATGKKTLLNVALKSADLLDRTFGPGKRKIWPGHQIVEMGLVKLSRVTGDPRYTNLAKFFLDSRGGSGEYWQAHKPPVDQTEAVGHAVRASYMYSGMADVAAMTGDVRYLTAIDKIWDNVVSKKLYITGGIGATGAGEAFGQNYELPNMSAYCETCAAVGNDYWNQRLFLLHKDAKYVDVFERTLYNGLISGVSLDGKGFFYPNPLESRGQHARSPWFGVACCPGNITRFMASVPGYFYAQDKSNLYVNLYAAGSADIKMDSGRKVQVVQETTYPWNGDVKITVNPDRSSKFALNVRIPGWARNKPVPSDLYRFAEMVKAPVGLKVNGKEVPMIPDKGYVALNRTWKKGDVVELSLPMPVRRVVANSQVAADQGLVALQRGPVVYCAEWPDNGGKVRNLMVPNEAALHPTMQPDLLGGVVTLNGTAETLAYDKAGKVVSEPHPFVAIPYYTWANRGRGEMEVWLPNTEASAHPTPQPTIASQGKITTSRGTNPTAINDLSEPKTSEDETSFFHWWPRKGTTEWVELTFKEPATVSETEIYWFDDTHRGECRVPESWRLLYKDGDQWKPVETTDPYGVKLDAFNRLTFKPVTTSALRVEVKLQPNWSAGVQEWKVK is encoded by the coding sequence ATGTCCGGACCCACAACGCCTATGCGCGACTACCCGGTGAAGCCGGTCCCGTTTACCGCGGTGCACCTGCACGACGTTTTTTGGGCGCCCAAAATCGAGACGAACCGGGCCGTCACCATTCCGTTCGCATTCCAGAAATGCGAGGAGACCGGTCGCGTCGACCTGTTCGAACGGGCGGCGAAAGTTCTGCGCGGCGAGCCGCTGGAGAACAAGAAGCCGCCCGGATACCCGTTTGACGACACCGACATTTACAAGGTCTTGGAGGGGGCCTCCTACGCGCTGAGCGTGAAGCCGGATCCCAAGCTGGAAGCGTACGTGGACAGCCTCGTCGCCAAGATCGCGGCCGCTCAGGAACCCGATGGCTACTTGTACACCACCCGCACCATCGACCCGGTTCACCCGCACGCCTGGTCGGGCGCCGAGCGGTGGGTGAAGGAGGAGGATAACAGCCACGAGCTTTACGACCTCGGCCACCTATACGAGGCTGCCGTGGCGCACTACCAGGCGACTGGCAAGAAGACGCTGCTGAACGTCGCATTGAAAAGCGCGGACCTCTTGGATCGAACCTTCGGGCCAGGTAAGCGCAAGATCTGGCCAGGGCACCAAATCGTAGAGATGGGATTGGTGAAGCTGAGCCGGGTAACGGGCGATCCCCGGTATACGAACCTCGCCAAGTTCTTCCTCGACTCCCGGGGCGGCAGCGGCGAATATTGGCAGGCTCACAAGCCGCCGGTCGACCAGACCGAGGCGGTAGGCCACGCCGTGCGGGCTTCGTACATGTACTCCGGAATGGCCGACGTGGCCGCGATGACCGGCGACGTCCGGTATCTGACCGCGATCGACAAGATTTGGGACAACGTGGTCAGCAAGAAGCTGTACATCACCGGCGGCATCGGCGCGACGGGAGCGGGAGAGGCGTTTGGGCAGAACTACGAGCTCCCCAACATGAGCGCTTACTGCGAGACGTGCGCCGCGGTCGGCAACGACTATTGGAACCAGCGGCTGTTCCTCCTGCACAAGGACGCCAAGTACGTCGACGTCTTCGAGCGAACGCTATACAACGGGCTTATCTCCGGCGTGTCGCTCGATGGCAAAGGATTCTTCTATCCGAACCCGCTGGAGTCGAGAGGGCAGCATGCTCGCTCGCCGTGGTTCGGCGTGGCCTGCTGTCCGGGAAATATCACCCGTTTCATGGCCTCGGTCCCGGGCTACTTCTACGCGCAGGACAAGAGCAATCTGTACGTGAATCTGTATGCCGCCGGGTCGGCGGATATCAAGATGGATAGCGGCCGGAAGGTTCAGGTCGTGCAGGAGACGACCTATCCGTGGAACGGCGACGTCAAGATCACGGTGAACCCGGATCGGTCTTCCAAGTTTGCTTTGAACGTGCGCATTCCCGGCTGGGCGCGGAACAAACCGGTGCCGAGCGATCTTTATCGCTTCGCCGAGATGGTGAAGGCGCCGGTCGGCTTGAAAGTGAATGGAAAGGAAGTCCCGATGATTCCCGACAAAGGGTACGTCGCTTTGAACCGGACCTGGAAGAAGGGAGACGTCGTGGAACTTTCGCTGCCGATGCCGGTTCGGCGGGTGGTGGCGAACAGCCAAGTAGCGGCGGATCAAGGGCTGGTCGCGCTCCAGCGCGGCCCGGTCGTCTACTGCGCGGAGTGGCCCGATAACGGCGGCAAAGTACGGAACCTGATGGTCCCGAACGAAGCGGCGCTGCACCCTACGATGCAGCCCGACCTTCTGGGCGGGGTCGTGACGCTGAACGGAACGGCGGAAACGCTGGCGTACGACAAAGCCGGCAAAGTGGTGAGCGAGCCGCATCCCTTCGTCGCGATTCCGTACTACACATGGGCGAATCGCGGACGGGGCGAGATGGAGGTATGGCTGCCGAATACCGAGGCCTCGGCGCATCCGACCCCCCAACCTACGATCGCCTCACAAGGAAAAATCACTACCTCGCGGGGAACGAACCCGACGGCGATTAACGACCTGAGCGAGCCGAAGACCTCGGAAGACGAAACCTCGTTCTTCCACTGGTGGCCGCGGAAGGGAACCACGGAGTGGGTGGAGCTGACGTTCAAAGAGCCCGCGACGGTGTCGGAAACGGAGATTTACTGGTTCGACGACACCCACCGCGGGGAATGCCGTGTTCCCGAGTCGTGGCGCTTGCTGTACAAAGACGGCGACCAGTGGAAGCCGGTGGAAACCACGGATCCGTACGGAGTCAAACTGGACGCCTTCAATAGACTGACGTTCAAGCCGGTGACGACGAGCGCGTTGCGGGTGGAAGTCAAGCTTCAGCCGAATTGGTCGGCGGGGGTTCAGGAATGGAAGGTCAAGTAA
- a CDS encoding sugar-binding protein, producing MIKRNSLQFLALGTVLVFAVGCGDKGAATAEGTTTGSTTPPATTDNKTGKTLHLAFVTNNSSDFWTIARKGTEKADKELSDVEVDFKMPSDGTAATQTQILDDLVTKGEDGIAVSPVDPKNETAELDKVAGSTLVFTQDSDAPESKRTCYVGTDNVAAGRMAADEVKKALPGGGKIMVFVGKSDAQNAKERFQGLSDALKGSNIQILGLLTDDTDRVRAKANVSDTLVKTPDVAGLVGLWSYNGPAILSAVKDANKTGKVKIIAFDEEADTLAGVKDGSIDATIVQQPFEFGYQAITMMAKYLKGDKSVVPAEKKIIVPTQAIHKDSVEAFSKKLAELKGK from the coding sequence ATGATTAAGAGAAATTCGCTTCAGTTTCTGGCACTCGGAACAGTGCTCGTTTTTGCGGTTGGCTGTGGAGACAAAGGCGCCGCCACTGCCGAAGGGACCACGACCGGCTCAACCACTCCGCCGGCCACCACCGACAACAAAACCGGGAAAACCCTTCACCTCGCCTTTGTAACCAACAACTCGTCCGACTTTTGGACGATCGCCCGGAAGGGAACGGAAAAAGCCGACAAGGAACTATCCGACGTCGAAGTCGATTTCAAAATGCCGTCCGATGGCACCGCCGCTACTCAGACGCAGATCTTGGACGACCTCGTCACCAAAGGCGAAGACGGCATCGCCGTCAGCCCGGTCGACCCCAAGAATGAAACCGCCGAGCTAGACAAAGTGGCCGGCTCTACCCTGGTCTTCACCCAAGACAGCGACGCGCCGGAAAGCAAGCGAACCTGTTACGTAGGAACCGATAACGTCGCCGCTGGTCGAATGGCGGCCGATGAAGTGAAGAAGGCGCTGCCGGGCGGCGGCAAGATCATGGTATTCGTCGGCAAGAGCGACGCGCAAAACGCCAAAGAGCGATTCCAAGGACTGAGCGACGCGCTCAAGGGCTCCAACATCCAAATCCTCGGCCTGCTCACCGACGACACCGACCGGGTCCGCGCAAAGGCGAACGTGTCCGACACGCTCGTCAAAACCCCGGACGTGGCTGGACTCGTCGGCCTCTGGAGCTACAACGGACCGGCGATCCTAAGCGCGGTCAAAGATGCCAACAAGACCGGCAAGGTCAAGATCATCGCCTTCGACGAAGAAGCAGACACGCTCGCCGGCGTAAAAGACGGCTCGATCGACGCTACCATCGTCCAGCAGCCGTTCGAATTCGGCTACCAAGCGATCACGATGATGGCCAAGTATCTGAAGGGCGACAAGTCTGTCGTCCCCGCCGAGAAGAAGATCATCGTCCCAACGCAAGCGATCCACAAAGACTCCGTCGAGGCATTCTCCAAGAAGCTCGCCGAGCTAAAGGGTAAGTAA
- a CDS encoding sugar ABC transporter ATP-binding protein yields MTTSTPILEVRGIVKRYPGVTALGGVSLSIHSGEVVAVIGENGAGKSTLMKVLGGIVRPDEGEILHDGKPVQIDSVNRSVELGIGFIHQELNPLDNLDVAGNVFLGREPSKWGLIDYRKMHADTARLLEQLALPISVDTPLTRLSLAQRQMVEIAKALSLNARVLIMDEPTSSLTLSETARLLQVVRDLREKGVGVVYISHRLGEVTEVADRVVALKDGQNAGALARDEIDHDRMVRLMVGRDLERMTLPSYGTSGDVRLSVQGLRTNRYPSKEVSFEVRAGEIFCLAGLVGAGRSEVVQTIFGADPALNGVISIDGAPVRSGNLREAIAAGIGLVPEDRREVGLLVDWNIRENMTLPNLRDFSSKGLVQRGAEEVAAAAQSKALAVKSPSTQVRCANLSGGNQQKVVLGKWLLSKPKLLILDEPTRGVDVGAKAEIYEIMRRLTNEGVAVLMVSSDMEEVLGVSDRIGVMHEGSLSGTLTRAEATEEKIMRLAVGRNDE; encoded by the coding sequence ATGACCACGTCCACCCCAATCCTTGAAGTTCGCGGGATCGTTAAGCGATACCCAGGCGTCACCGCCTTGGGGGGCGTCTCCTTGTCGATTCATTCGGGCGAGGTAGTAGCCGTCATCGGAGAAAACGGAGCGGGAAAGTCGACGCTGATGAAGGTGCTCGGCGGGATCGTTCGGCCGGACGAGGGTGAGATCCTGCACGATGGGAAGCCGGTTCAAATCGACTCCGTCAATCGGTCGGTGGAACTCGGAATCGGATTCATCCACCAGGAATTGAATCCCCTCGACAACCTCGACGTCGCCGGCAACGTGTTCCTCGGGCGCGAGCCCTCGAAGTGGGGGCTGATCGACTACCGCAAGATGCACGCGGACACCGCGCGCCTCCTCGAGCAGCTTGCATTACCGATCTCCGTCGACACACCCTTGACCCGGCTGTCTCTCGCCCAACGGCAGATGGTCGAGATCGCCAAAGCGCTTTCGCTGAACGCGCGCGTCCTGATCATGGACGAGCCCACATCCAGCCTCACCCTCTCGGAGACCGCGCGGCTCCTCCAAGTCGTGCGCGACCTACGCGAGAAAGGGGTCGGCGTCGTTTACATCTCACACCGGCTCGGTGAAGTTACAGAGGTCGCCGACCGGGTAGTGGCGCTTAAAGACGGGCAAAACGCGGGGGCTCTGGCCCGAGACGAGATCGACCACGACCGTATGGTCCGCCTGATGGTGGGTCGCGATCTCGAACGGATGACGCTCCCTTCTTACGGCACAAGCGGAGACGTACGGTTGTCGGTTCAGGGCTTGCGCACGAATCGCTATCCTTCCAAAGAGGTTTCGTTTGAAGTCCGGGCCGGTGAGATTTTCTGCCTCGCCGGACTCGTGGGAGCCGGCAGGTCGGAAGTGGTGCAGACGATTTTCGGCGCCGACCCTGCCCTCAACGGCGTCATCTCGATCGACGGCGCGCCCGTGCGATCCGGCAACCTTCGAGAGGCGATCGCCGCCGGTATCGGCCTCGTCCCGGAAGACCGCCGGGAGGTCGGGCTCCTCGTCGACTGGAACATCCGCGAGAACATGACACTGCCGAACCTCCGGGATTTTTCCAGCAAAGGATTGGTTCAGCGCGGAGCGGAAGAAGTGGCGGCGGCGGCCCAGTCGAAAGCGCTGGCGGTGAAATCCCCCTCAACTCAGGTCAGGTGCGCGAACTTGAGTGGCGGCAACCAGCAGAAAGTCGTTTTAGGAAAGTGGTTGCTCAGCAAACCGAAGTTGTTGATCCTCGACGAACCGACCCGGGGGGTCGATGTCGGCGCGAAGGCGGAGATCTATGAGATCATGCGCAGGCTGACGAATGAAGGGGTCGCGGTGCTAATGGTGAGCAGCGACATGGAAGAGGTGCTCGGGGTCAGCGACCGAATCGGCGTGATGCACGAGGGCTCGCTGTCCGGCACCCTCACGCGCGCTGAAGCGACCGAAGAAAAGATAATGCGGCTTGCCGTCGGGCGGAATGACGAATGA